In Phocoena phocoena chromosome 3, mPhoPho1.1, whole genome shotgun sequence, a single window of DNA contains:
- the LOC136120268 gene encoding LOW QUALITY PROTEIN: protocadherin gamma-A2-like (The sequence of the model RefSeq protein was modified relative to this genomic sequence to represent the inferred CDS: inserted 2 bases in 1 codon; substituted 1 base at 1 genomic stop codon): MAALLKLPNRGRLVLLCLLLATLWEAGAGQMHYSVPEEIEKGSFVGNIAKDLGLEPQELAERGVRIVSRGRTQLFALNPRSGSLVTAGRIDREELCAQSARCLLSFNILREDKLSIYSVEVEITDINDNAPRFVVEELELKISEMTTPGFRIPLKSSHDADVGENTLQRYELNSNDHFSLDVRSGKDGNKYPELVLERALDREEEAVHHLVLVALDGGNPVRSGTSRIRVMVLDANDNAPVFTQPEYHVNVPENTPVGTRILTVTATDADEGYNAQVAYFLEKNPEETSEVFELKSSSGEITITKSLDYEDAKFHEIDIEAQDGPGLLTRTKVIVAVLDVNDNPPEFYMTSATSSVPEDSPPGTIIALFNVHDRDSGQNAFITCSLPENLPFKLERSVDNYHRLVTTRVLDREQFSLYNITVIAKDGGNPPLSTDVHILLQVTDINDNPPTFPHTSYSAYIPENNPRGASIFSMMAHDPDSDDNAHVTYNLAEDIVQGAPLSSYISINSDTGILYALRSFDYEQFHELQLWVTAHDSGNPQLRSNVSLDIFVLDQNDNVPEILYPALPTDGSTGVELAPRSAEPGYLVTKVVAVDRDSGQNAWLSYRLLKASEPGLFAVGLHTGEVRTARALLDRDALKQSLVVAVQDHGQPPLSATVTLTVAVADSIPEALADLGSIRTSANPDDSGLTLYLVVAVAAISCVFLAFVIVLLAFRLRRWHTSRLLQASEGGLAGVPASQFVGVDGVRAFLQAYSHEAWLTADSRGSHVIFPQPNYADTLISQESCEKKDFLSEPQLIPEDKEETFSQVXILFVIYLXATLLKEINLPNYLAVSTVYHTFSISHIPLWIYSVFRKLVLVNYFFLVLSVHTV; this comes from the exons ATGGCGGCTCTGCTAAAGTTGCCAAACCGCGGAAGGCTTGTCCTGCTGTGCCTTCTTTTGGCGACCCTGTGGGAGGCTGGAGCTGGGCAGATGCACTATTCTGTGCCAGAAGAGATCGAAAAGGGCTCATTCGTGGGCAACATCGCTAAGGACTTGGGGCTGGAGCCTCAGGAGTTGGCGGAGCGCGGAGTCCGCATCGTCTCCAGAGGTAGGACGCAGCTCTTTGCTCTGAACCCGCGAAGCGGCAGCTTGGTCACCGCAGGCAGGATAGACCGGGAGGAGCTCTGCGCTCAGAGCGCGCGGTGTCTGCTGAGTTTCAACATACTCCGGGAAGATAAATTGAGTATTTATTCAGTGGAGGTGGAAATAACAGATATTAACGATAATGCCCCTCGCTTTGTAGTAGAGGAACTGGAGCTAAAAATCAGTGAAATGACTACGCCAGGATTCCGGATCCCTCTGAAGAGCTCACATGATGCAGACGTCGGAGAGAACACCCTCCAAAGGTACGAACTTAATTCAAATGACCACTTCTCCCTGGACGTGCGAAGCGGAAAAGATGGGAATAAGTATCCGGAGCTGGTGCTGGAACGCGCCCTTGACCGTGAGGAAGAGGCCGTTCACCATCTCGTTCTTGTGGCTTTGGACGGGGGCAACCCTGTCAGATCTGGCACCTCCCGCATCCGCGTGATGGTCCTGGATGCGAACGACAACGCGCCTGTTTTTACACAGCCCGAGTACCATGTAAATGTTCCAGAGAATACGCCCGTAGGCACCCGGATACTCACAGTGACAGCCACTGATGCAGATGAGGGATACAACGCTCAAGTGGCATATTTTCTGGAGAAAAATCCTGAAGAAACCTCAGAGGTATTTGAGCTTAAGTCATCATCTGGAGAAATAACGATCACAAAAAGCCTAGATTATGAGGATGCCAAATTCCATGAAATTGATATTGAAGCTCAGGATGGTCCAGGCCTTCTGACCAGAACGAAGGTCATTGTCGCTGTTCTCGACGTAAATGACAATCCCCCAGAATTTTACATGACGTCTGCTACCAGCTCAGTTCCTGAAGACTCTCCTCCAGGAACCATAATTGCACTTTTCAATGTACATGACAGAGACTCTGGGCAGAATGCATTTATCACATGTTCACTCCCGGAGAACCTTCCTTTCAAATTAGAAAGGTCAGTGGACAATTACCACCGACTGGTTACAACCAGAGTCCTTGACAGGGAACAGTTTTCTTTATACAACATCACTGTGATCGCTAAAGATGGAGGGAACCCACCTCTGTCCACAGATGTTCACATTTTGCTGCAGGTGACAGACATCAACGACaaccctcccacctttccccacaCGTCCTACTCTGCCTACATTCCAGAAAACAACCCCAGAGGTGCCTCCATCTTTTCCATGATGGCGCATGACCCTGACAGTGATGACAACGCCCATGTAACCTATAACTTGGCTGAGGACATCGTTCAGGGGGCGCCTCTGTCCTCCTACATCTCCATCAACTCTGACACTGGCATCCTCTATGCGCTGCGTTCCTTTGACTATGAGCAATTCCATGAACTGCAGCTGTGGGTGACAGCGCATGACAGTGGGAACCCACAGCTCAGAAGCAACGTGTCACTGGACATATTCGTGCTGGACCAGAACGACAACGTGCCGGAAATTCTGTACCCCGCCCTCCCTACCGACGGTTCCACGGGTGTAGAGCTGGCACCCCGCTCTGCAGAGCCCGGCTACCTGGTGACCAAGGTGGTGGCTGTGGACAGAGACTCGGGCCAGAACGCCTGGCTGTCCTACCGCCTGCTCAAGGCCAGCGAGCCGGGACTCTTCGCGGTGGGGCTGCACACGGGCGAGGTGCGCACAGCGCGGGCCCTGCTGGACAGAGACGCGCTCAAGCAGAGCCTGGTGGTGGCGGTCCAGGACCACGGCCAGCCCCCTCTTTCAGCCACGGTCACGCTCACGGTGGCAGTGGCGGACAGCATCCCCGAGGCCCTGGCCGACTTGGGCAGCATCAGGACCTCTGCCAACCCCGACGACTCAGGTCTCACACTCTACCTGGTGGTGGCGGTGGCTGCCATCTCCTGTGTCTTCCTCGCCTTTGTCATTGTGCTGCTGGCGTTCAGGCTGAGGCGCTGGCACACGTCGCGCCTGCTCCAGGCTTCAGAAGGCGGGTTAGCGGGTGTGCCCGCCTCTCAGTTTGTGGGCGTGGACGGGGTGCGGGCTTTCCTGCAGGCCTATTCCCACGAGGCCTGGCTCACCGCTGACTCGCGGGGGAGTCACGTGATCTTCCCGCAGCCCAACTACGCGGACACGCTCATCAGCCAGGAGAGCTGTGAGAAAAAGGATTTTCTTTCAGAACCTCAACTTATACctgaagacaaagaagaaactTTTTCTCAGGT AATTCTCTTCGTAATATACCTGTGAGCTACTttgctaaaagaaataaatttacctAATTACTTAGCTGTCTCCACAGTTTACCATACCTTTTCTATTTCCCATATTCCTTTGTGGATATATTCAGTTTTTAGGAAATTAGTCCTGGTGAATTATTTCTTTCTAGTTCTAAGTGTTCACACAGTGTAA
- the PCDHGA1 gene encoding protocadherin gamma-A1, translated as MTIRVKVLGCRRLVLLFLFLWMLLEAQAGKIRYSVPEETDKGFSVGNIAEDLGLQPQELVERGVRIVSRGRTQLFALNPRSGSLVTAGRIDREELCAQSLQCLVSFNVLVEDKMKLFPVEVEIIDINDNTPQFQLEEVEFKMNEITTPGTRIPLPSGQDLDVGMNSLQMYQLSSNPHFSLDVQQGPDGSQQPELVLQSPLDREEDAVHRLLLTAFDGGNPVRSESLRIRVQVVDANDNPPAFTQAQYHTSVPENVPLGTRLLTVKATDPDEGANGEVTYLFHNIDHKVAQVFHLDSYTGEISNKEPLDFEEYTIYPMEIQAQDGSSLMARAKVLVKVLDINDNAPEVTITSVTTAVPENFPPGTIIALISVHDQDSGDNGHTTCSISGNLPFKLEKLDDNYYRLVTERTMDRELTSQYNITVTAADQGTPTLSTETYISLQVTDINDNSPVFLQDSYSTYIPENNPRGASIFSVTAHDADSNENARVTYSLVEDTIQGGPLSSFVSINSDTGVLYALRSFDYEQFRDLQLRVIASDSGDPPLSSNVSLDIFVLDQNDNTPEILYPALPTDGSTGVELAPRSAEPGYLVTKVVAVDRDSGQNAWLSYRLLKASEPGLFAVGLHTGEVRTARALLDRDALKQSLVVAVQDHGQPPLSATVTFTVAMADSIPDVLADLGSMEPSTNLDNSSLTLYLVVAVAAVSCVFLAFVIVLLALRLWRWHRTRVLQASGGGLTGVPVSHFVGVDGVRAFLQTYSHEVSLTADSQVSQVTFPQPNYADTLISQESCEKKDFLSAPQSLLEDRKQTFSQVNFV; from the coding sequence CTGGTCTtgctgttcctttttctgtggaTGTTGTTGGAAGCCCAGGCTGGGAAGATCCGCTACTCAGTGCCAGAAGAGACAGATAAAGGTTTCTCTGTAGGCAACATTGCCGAAGACCTGGGACTACAACCCCAGGAGCTGGTGGAGCGGGGAGTCCGCATCGTCTCTAGAGGTAGGACTCAGCTTTTTGCTCTGAACCCGCGAAGCGGCAGCTTGGTCACCGCAGGCAGGATAGATCGGGAGGAGCTCTGCGCTCAGAGCCTGCAGTGTCTGGTGAGTTTTAACGTCTTGGTAGAGGATAAAATGAAGCTTTTCCCTGTTGAAGTGGAAATAATTGATATTAATGACAACACTCCCCAATTCCAGTTAGAGGAAGTagaatttaaaatgaatgaaataaccaCTCCAGGTACCAGGATCCCTCTACCTTCTGGGCAAGACCTTGATGTGGGTATGAATTCGCTCCAGATGTACCAGCTCAGCTCCAACCCTCATTTCTCCCTGGATGTGCAACAGGGACCTGATGGGTCCCAACAGCCAGAGTTGGTCCTGCAGAGTCCCCTAGATAGGGAAGAAGACGCTGTCCACCGCCTCCTCCTCACCGCTTTTGATGGGGGCAACCCAGTCCGTTCAGAAAGCCTCCGAATTCGAGTTCAGGTGGTGGATGCAAATGACAACCCTCCAGCGTTTACTCAAGCACAGTACCACACAAGTGTTCCTGAGAACGTGCCGCTGGGCACTCGGCTGCTCACGGTAAAAGCCACAGACCCAGATGAGGGAGCCAATGGGGAAGTAACATATTTGTTTCATAATATAGACCACAAAGTGGCACAAGTATTTCACTTGGATTCTTACACAGGAGAAATATCAAATAAAGAACCTCTGGATTTCGAAGAATACACAATTTATCCAATGGAAATTCAAGCTCAGGATGGTTCAAGCCTCATGGCCAGAGCTAAGGTGCTGGTCAAAGTTCTGGACATAAATGATAATGCCCCAGAGGTGACCATCACCTCTGTCACCACTGCAGTCCCAGAAAACTTTCCTCCTGGGACCATAATTGCTCTTATCAGTGTGCACGACCAGGACTCCGGAGACAATGGTCACACTACGTGTTCCATTTCTGGAAATCTACCCTTTAAATTAGAAAAGTTAGATGATAATTATTACCGTTTAGTGACAGAAAGAACAATGGACAGAGAACTTACCTCCCAGTACAACATCACAGTAACAGCAGCAGATCAGGGAACTCCGACTCTATCTACCGAAACATACATTTCACTGCAAGTGACAGATATCAATGACAACTCCCCTGTCTTCCTCCAGGACTCCTACTCCACCTACATTCCAGAAAACAACCCCAGAGGTGCCTCCATTTTCTCCGTGACTGCCCACGATGCTGACAGCAATGAGAATGCACGAGTCACTTATTCCCTGGTGGAGGACACCATCCAGGGGGGACCTCTATCCTCCTTTGTCTCCATCAACTCAGACACTGGAGTCCTGTATGCGTTGCGCTCCTTCGACTATGAGCAGTTCCGTGACCTGCAACTGAGAGTGATTGCAAGTGACAGCGGGGACCCGCCGCTCAGCAGCAACGTGTCACTGGACATATTCGTGCTGGACCAGAACGACAACACACCTGAGATTCTGTACCCCGCCCTCCCCACTGACGGTTCCACCGGTGTGGAGCTAGCACCCCGCTCCGCAGAGCCTGGCTACCTGGTGACCAAGGTGGTGGCTGTGGACAGAGACTCGGGCCAGAACGCCTGGCTGTCCTACCGCCTGCTCAAGGCCAGCGAGCCGGGACTCTTCGCGGTGGGGCTGCACACGGGCGAGGTGCGCACAGCGCGGGCCCTGCTGGACAGAGACGCGCTCAAGCAGAGCCTGGTGGTGGCGGTCCAGGACCACGGCCAGCCCCCTCTTTCGGCCACTGTCACGTTCACAGTGGCGATGGCTGACAGCATCCCAGATGTGCTGGCCGACTTGGGCAGCATGGAACCCTCCACCAACCTGGACAACTCCAGCCTCACGCTGTACCTGGTGGTGGCGGTGGCCGCGGTGTCCTGCGTCTTCCTCGCCTTTGTCATTGTGCTGCTGGCGCTCAGACTGTGGCGCTGGCATAGGACGCGTGTGCTCCAGGCTTCAGGAGGAGGATTGACGGGCGTGCCTGTCTCTCACTTTGTGGGCGTAGACGGGGTGCGGGCTTTCCTGCAGACCTATTCCCACGAGGTCTCGCTCACCGCGGATTCGCAGGTGAGTCAAGTGACCTTCCCGCAGCCCAACTACGCTGACACGCTCATCAGCCAGGAGAGCTGTGAGAAAAAGGATTTTCTATCAGCACCCCAGTCTTTACTTGAAGACAGaaagcaaacattttctcaggTAAACTTTGTGTAG